The region CACAGCACTCTGCTAACTCGTAAGAGGATGTATAGGGTGTGACGCCTGCCCGGTGCTCGAAGGTTAATTGATGACGTTAGCTCTGCGAAGCGTTTGATCGAAGCCCGAGTAAACGGCGGCCGTAACTATAACGGTCCTAAGGTAGCGAAATTCCTTGTCGATTAAATATCGACCTGCATGAATGGCGTAACGAGATGGGAGCTGTCTCGAAGAGGGATCCAGTGAAATTGTAGTGGAGGTGAAAATTCCTCCTACCCGCGGCAAGACGGAAAGACCCCGTGGACCTTTACTACAGCTTGACACTGCTATTGGGATAAAAATGTGCAGGATAGGCGGGAGGCTTTGATCCATAGACGCCAGTTTATGGTGAGCCATTGTTGAGATACCGCTCTTTTTTATTCTGATAGCTAACTAGCTTGAGTTATCCTCAAGTAGGACAATGTCTGGTGGGTAGTTTGACTGGGGCGGTCGCCTCCCAAAATGTAACGGAGGCTTACAAAGGTTGGCTCAGAACGGTTGGAAATCGTTCGTAGAGTATAAAGGCATAAGCCAGCTTAACTGCGAGACATACACGTCAAGCAGAGACGAAAGTCGGTCTTAGTGATCCGGTGGTTCTGTGTGGAAGGGCCATCGCTCAAAGGATAAAAGGTACCCCGGGGATAACAGGCTGATCTCCCCCAAGAGCTCACATCGACGGGGAGGTTTGGCACCTCGATGTCGGCTCATCGCATCCTGGGGCTGGAGCAGGTCCCAAGGGTATGGCTGTTCGCCATTTAAAGCGGTACGCGAGCTGGGTTCAGAACGTCGTGAGACAGTTCGGTCCCTATCTGCCGTGGGCGCAAGAAGATTGAGGAGAGTTGACCCTAGTACGAGAGGACCGGGTCGAACCAACCACTGGTGTACGAGTTGTCCTGCCAAGGGCACCGCTCGGTAGCTATGTTGGGATGTGATAACTGCTGAAAGCATCTAAGCAGGAAGCCAACTCCAAGATGAATCTTCTTTTAAGAGCTCATATAGACTATGTGTTTGATAGGCTGGGTGTGTAATGGATGAAAGTCCTTTAGCTGACCAGTACTAATAGCTCGTCTGCTTATCTTTTAATAAGCATCACTTCCTTGTTAAGGATAAAAACTTAATAAGATATGTTTTTATAAAACTTTGTTTATGACTTTTAACTTTATCTAGTAGTGTTAAATAAAAGATTTATCTAGTATATCTTTTATTTAACACTGCCCGTGACTATACAGACGAGGAAACGCCTTGCTCCATCTCGAACCAAGAAGCTAAGCTCGTCCTGGCTGATGATACTCTCCCTTACTGGGATGTTGGAAAAGTAGGTCGTTGCGGGCTTTGTTATTTATCTGCTTTAATTCTTGTATTATTAATCTTAGTTTTATTAGTGTTTATTTCTGTTTAAGTATAAAATATTAAATTTTTTAACTATATTTTATTTTTCCTGTTTTTAAAAGAATCAGTAGAGTTGCTTATGAACGTTTAAGTAGTTGAAATAAAACAATCAGGTAAAATAAACATTTTAGTGAAAGAAATGATTAAGGAAATGAGTAGAAAAAGTATTTTAGAGTTAAATGCTACTGAAGTAAGAAAATTTTTTTGAAATATGAAAGCTATTGCAATATAGGCTTGCCAAAGTATTTTTCATTTTCTGAGTTACTAGAAAAAATATCAAATAAATACTCTGAAAAAAATTTATTAAATGATTTTAGTAGAGCAAAAAGCGCAATAGGGGAATTGGATGATGTAAACCATCCTTTATATACCAACAAAGATGGTAAATTATCATGGAGACCGTTTCAAGTCATAAATTCTTTAATCTATGTGGCATTAGTACATTAGATAACCGAACAGATAAATTGGGAGAAGTTGCAGGCAAGATTTAAGAAATTTAGTAAAAATGAAAAAAAGATGCTTAAGCATACCTGTTCAATCCGAAAATAAACAATCCGATAAGGTTCAGCAAATTTCAAATTGGTGGGAACAAGTAGAACAGCAGCCTATTTTGCTTTCACTGGAGTATGACTTCGTTTTTGATACGGATGTGGCAGATTGTTATGGCTCAATATATACACATTCGATTGCTTGAGCAGTGGAGAGGAAAACAATTGCAAAATCACAGTAAGGAAGAAACAATAAGGGTTTACTGGGAAATATCATTGATACAAGTATTCAAAATGCACAATATAAACAGACCAATGGTATTCCGCAAGGTTCCGTGTTAATGGACTTTATTGCTGAAATTGTATTGGGATATATAGATAGAATATTGGGCGTTACTCTTCAAAGGCAGGGTATTGTAGACTATAAAATCCTTCGCTATCGCGATGATTATCGGATATTTGTTAATAACTCTAATGATGGAGAAATGGTTTTAAAATTACTTTCTGAAATTATGATGCCTTTTGGATTGAAATTAAATGCAAGCAAAACAAAAGGGAGTCAAGATATTATTACTCAATCAATAAAAAAGGATAAGTTAGCTTGGTTATTTATTCCAAAAAATTATCGAATCGGTTTACAGAAGCAACTATTGCTTATTAGACAGCATGGTATTAATTATACTAATTCTGCTAGCTTAGTTACAGCATTAAACAAATTTGATAAAAAGATAGAAAAAATTAGAAATAAAAAAGTAAAAATACGAAATGTAGAGCAGCTTATTAGTATTGCACAACAGATATTGCATATAGTAACCCAAAGGCAGTACCAGTATGTTGTGCAATTATTAGTAAATTACTTCTAGAATTAGATGACAATAAAAATATATCTTTATTGGTTTACAGAAAATTAAGCAAAATGTCTAATTCTGGTTTTGCACAAATTTGGCTACAAAGAATGTTAAAAGAAAATTTAAATGAATTTAAATTTTCCGAAAAAATATGTAAATTACAAAATTGCCACATAAATCTATGGAATTATAGTTGGGTAAAGGGCAATGATATGTTAAATATACTGAACAATACACCTATTTTTCTCCAATCTGAATTTGATAAACTAGATAGCGTTATTTCAAATAATGAGATTGATCTTTTTGAGTATTACTAAATAAATGTAAATTTAAGTAATCCAGCCATCTAGAGCAGTCGCACGCATTCAAGATATGTAAAACTCTAATATTTTAGATTAAGGCAAGCGCTTTAAAACTAACATGAAAACACTTTTAAACCCATTTTGTTTACTTTTGTACGAGTAGCAATACCGTATCTCATTTTTAAAAAGCGTTTGCGAAATGGGTTAAAGTCTATCCATTAAAATTGACCTTACAATATCGTTTTTGGTGATCTGCCAAAAAAAACAATTTATAATTAATGTTTTAAAGTTAGATTTTTTATCAGAACAGTATTATCAAAAAGATCAATATATAAATTGTGCTCATAGAATGATAAAACTTTTAGCCAACGAACATTTGTTAAAACCATCTATCGATTATATGCATAGTTTTTAGTATTTAACACTTTTATCGGTCATATAAAATCAATTTTAAAATTTTATAAATTTCATATTACTTTATAGGTGTAAAACCTATTAGATCTCAAATTTTAAAAAATTATTTACATAATATCTCACCTTTAAAAATTTTAGTTATAAAACAAATACTTAACTAAATTTCATCCGTGATGATCTCTATCTTGCTTGCATCAACCAAGCTGCCGTCTATGATGATCTCCTCTATCTTGCCAGCTCTTATGACGCCACTTTTTGGATTTTTCACACTTTTTATCGCGCTTTTGGTGCTCACATCGACGCTTGAATACTCAAAAGCAAGGCTTGTATCCATAAAAATGCAATCTTTTACAACCAAATTTTCTACGTAGCAAAGTGCTTGCAAGCTCTTTATCGTGCAGTTTATGAGTGTCACATTTTTCGCGTTCCAGGCCAGGTATTCGCCTGAGATGAGGCAGTTTTGCGCAACCACGTTTTCGCAGTTCCAAAAGGCGTCTTTTGAGATGAGCTTTGAGTTTGTGATGCGAAGGTTTTTGCAGCTATCAAAGCAGTAGTTGCCGTCCAAGCTTAGCCCATCAATCTCTAAATTTTCGCTATTTGCCCCGAAGTAATCCCCTTTTGCAAAGACGTTTTTTATCTTCGCTTCTGCGCACCCCCAAAGTGTCTCGCTAGCGTCTGAGAAATTTACATTTTCGAGCAAAATTTGCGAGCTTTTTCTAAAGCTTTTTGGAGCGTTTATGAGCACGTCTTTGAAGCTTAAATTTTTGCTGTACCACATGCCAGCTCTTGCTAGAGGCTCGAGATAGCCGCCATTTAGCGTGATGTCGCTTGCGTACCAAAGTGGATATTTGTAGGCAAAAACGCACTCATTTAGCTTTAAATTTGAGCTGTGCTTTAGTGGTGACTCACCATCTTCAAAGATGCAGTTAGTAAAATTTATCCCCTTTGCCCCAAATATCGCGCGTTCTCCTGTGAAAATTTCTGCATTTCTCTCTTGCATTTTTGTCCTTTATTAAATTTCTCTCAAAATTATACTAGTTTTACTGCAAAGTGCCATTAAATTTACTTTAAAGACGCAAAGCGTTATAATCGCCCCAAAAAAGGAGCAAAAATGGGTTTAAAAGCAGACTCTTGGATAAGGAAAATGTCGGTTGAGAAGAGCATGATCGTGCCATTTGCCGAGGAGCAAGTGGGGCGCGGTGTCGTTAGCTACGGCGTTTCTAGCTACGGCTATGATATCCGCGTGGGCGATGAGTTTAAAATTTTCACAAACATAGGCGGAACCGTCGTTGATCCAAAGAATTTTGATGAGAAAAATGTGGTTGATTTTAAGGGCGATGTCTGCATCGTGCCGCCAAACTCTTTTGCTTTGGCACGCACGGTCGAGTACTTTAACATGCCTGATAACGTGCTAGCGATATGCCTTGGCAAGAGCACATACGCAAGGTGCGGCATCATCGTAAATGTCACACCTTTTGAGCCGGGATTTAAGGGGCATATCACGATAGAGATCTCAAACACGACGCCACTTCCTGCGAAGATCTACGCAAATGAGGGGATCGCGCAGGTGCTATTTATCGAAGGTGATGAGCCTTGCGAGGTAACGTATGCTGATAAAAACGGCAAATACCAAGCCCAAGAAGGCATCACGCTGCCTAGAATTTTAAAATAAATTTCATGCCTTTGCGACTTTGCAAAGGCTAAATTTATCTCCCACTTTTTACGAAAAACCCTAAACAATAACGAAATTTTGACGAAATAGAAGCTAGAAAGAGCAGAGCTTTGATAAATAAATTTTAAATTTGGCACAGCTTTTGCTTAAAAATTTATAAACTAGCTCATAAATCAAGCTCAAATATAAGGATATACATGACAGAGAAAAAAGATAAAAAAGTAGCTGCTAAGACAAAAGAAACAAAGCTAAACGGTATAACAAATCCTATCTTTGAGAAGAATCTTCAAGCACTATTTCAGCAAGATGAAGTTTTGGCTGCTAGGCTATTTAGTATGACATCACAAAATAAATATGAGATAGTTTTAGGGAAAAATGATCCTTTGGATATAAATATCATAAACAAAGAGACGTCTGAATCCATATATGAAAATCCTGTCGAAGAGACATATAAGATGCTTGATGAGATAGAAAAAAAATACAAAAGATACCCAGGTCTTTTTTTCTATGGTCTTGGAAATGGTGTATTTTATAAAGCTCTAGCAAAAAATAAGACTCATAAAAGCATTGCTATCATTGAGCCAGAGATCGAAATAATTTATAGCGTTTTAAATTTGATCGATCTATCTGAAGAGTTAGAAAAAGAGCAGATAGTGCTATTTTTCTCAGAATTTACAACTCACACACAGTTTCACTATCTTATAGTAAACGCTGAGTTAGAACCCTACTCAAAGACATACAATTTAATAATACACTCTAAATTTTATGATCAATTTTCAGATGACTATATAGATATAAATAAAAAATTTGCAGAGGCATTTTCTCATATAGTTATAGCCCATGGCAACTCTATAGATGATCTTTTGATAGGCACAAGGCAAAATATAGAAAATTTACCAGAGATGTTTAAAAATTATTGCTACCATGATCTAATCAAAAAGAGGCATAAGCTAGTTGATACAGCCATAATTGTCTCTACTGGCCCAAGTTTAGACAAGCAGCTAGAGACACTTAAAAAATTTGCACCTTATGTAAGTATTATAAGTGTCGATGCTTCATACCCCATACTTGCTAGAAATGGTATAAAGCCTGACTACGTAACATCGATTGAACGCATGATACCAACATCTACTTTTTTTGAAAAAAAACACCCAGATGTTGATGAAGATATATATTTTGTTATTTCTTCGGTGACCCATACACAAAGCGTAAAAAATATATTACCAAGACGCTTAGTGCTTACCATGAAGCCACAACATGAAGAGAAGATGTTCGGTTTAAAAAAATATGGCTATTTAGGAGTAGGACATAGTTGTGCAAACATGGCTTATCAGTTGGCCTATGTGTTAGGACATAAAAATATTGTTTTTATAGGTCAGGATCTTGCTTTTGGCAAAGATGGAGCAAGTCATGCAAAAGGTCATACTATAGCTCAGCCAGATGAAAATTTATATATCACAGCTTATGGTGGCGAAGGAGAAGTACGAACAACTTATGTTTGGACGCTATTTAAAAATCAGTTTGAAAATGATATTGAGCAGTCCAAACTCGAAAATATAACTTCGTATAACTGTACTGAAGGTGGTGCAAGAATAGAAGGAACTATAGAAAGACCATTTTTGGAGGTTATGAGAGAGCTTTGTGTGGATAAAAAAGAAAAGAAACTGCCTCACATACCAAAAAATAGTGAAAAAACAACAAATAACGATATGCTAAAAGCCTATAAAGTAATACAAGAAAAGATAAAAATGCAAACCTTTTTGAAGAAAGAGCTTGAAAAAGTATTTTTAGAAGTTACTCCTAGGATAGATGAGTTAAATTTACTAAGAGAACAAGACAAGATAACTCAAAAGCATTTTGATGAACTTTTAAAAATAGTCAAGAAAGTAGATAAAGCCAAAGACTTTATATCAAAAAGAAAGTATATGAAATACATACAAAATGTTTTTATGATATCGGTTTTCTACCAGGAGCTAGAGCTTGCTAAAATTTCTGTAGCACCTAGCGATACGAACAAAGAAAAAATAGATAAGTTATTTGAATGGGCAAATGCTCATAAATACTGGCTATTTTCGGCAGCTGGTGGCATAAATGCTGATATAGAAACAACAAAAGAAGCCTCTAAGCCTCTTATAAAAGAGCTTAAAAAACGTGGAATATTTCCAAAAGAAGACTAAAAATGGATATCTTAAGCTTAATAGGACGCACGAAAA is a window of Campylobacter concisus DNA encoding:
- the dcd gene encoding dCTP deaminase, with the protein product MGLKADSWIRKMSVEKSMIVPFAEEQVGRGVVSYGVSSYGYDIRVGDEFKIFTNIGGTVVDPKNFDEKNVVDFKGDVCIVPPNSFALARTVEYFNMPDNVLAICLGKSTYARCGIIVNVTPFEPGFKGHITIEISNTTPLPAKIYANEGIAQVLFIEGDEPCEVTYADKNGKYQAQEGITLPRILK
- a CDS encoding motility associated factor glycosyltransferase family protein, which translates into the protein MTEKKDKKVAAKTKETKLNGITNPIFEKNLQALFQQDEVLAARLFSMTSQNKYEIVLGKNDPLDINIINKETSESIYENPVEETYKMLDEIEKKYKRYPGLFFYGLGNGVFYKALAKNKTHKSIAIIEPEIEIIYSVLNLIDLSEELEKEQIVLFFSEFTTHTQFHYLIVNAELEPYSKTYNLIIHSKFYDQFSDDYIDINKKFAEAFSHIVIAHGNSIDDLLIGTRQNIENLPEMFKNYCYHDLIKKRHKLVDTAIIVSTGPSLDKQLETLKKFAPYVSIISVDASYPILARNGIKPDYVTSIERMIPTSTFFEKKHPDVDEDIYFVISSVTHTQSVKNILPRRLVLTMKPQHEEKMFGLKKYGYLGVGHSCANMAYQLAYVLGHKNIVFIGQDLAFGKDGASHAKGHTIAQPDENLYITAYGGEGEVRTTYVWTLFKNQFENDIEQSKLENITSYNCTEGGARIEGTIERPFLEVMRELCVDKKEKKLPHIPKNSEKTTNNDMLKAYKVIQEKIKMQTFLKKELEKVFLEVTPRIDELNLLREQDKITQKHFDELLKIVKKVDKAKDFISKRKYMKYIQNVFMISVFYQELELAKISVAPSDTNKEKIDKLFEWANAHKYWLFSAAGGINADIETTKEASKPLIKELKKRGIFPKED
- a CDS encoding RNA-directed DNA polymerase; translation: MQNAQYKQTNGIPQGSVLMDFIAEIVLGYIDRILGVTLQRQGIVDYKILRYRDDYRIFVNNSNDGEMVLKLLSEIMMPFGLKLNASKTKGSQDIITQSIKKDKLAWLFIPKNYRIGLQKQLLLIRQHGINYTNSASLVTALNKFDKKIEKIRNKKVKIRNVEQLISIAQQILHIVTQRQYQYVVQLLVNYF
- a CDS encoding DUF3737 family protein, which codes for MQERNAEIFTGERAIFGAKGINFTNCIFEDGESPLKHSSNLKLNECVFAYKYPLWYASDITLNGGYLEPLARAGMWYSKNLSFKDVLINAPKSFRKSSQILLENVNFSDASETLWGCAEAKIKNVFAKGDYFGANSENLEIDGLSLDGNYCFDSCKNLRITNSKLISKDAFWNCENVVAQNCLISGEYLAWNAKNVTLINCTIKSLQALCYVENLVVKDCIFMDTSLAFEYSSVDVSTKSAIKSVKNPKSGVIRAGKIEEIIIDGSLVDASKIEIITDEI